A genomic window from Lentibacter algarum includes:
- a CDS encoding anaerobic sulfatase maturase translates to MTKPIGPRCNIDCKYCYYLEKEKLYPDEKKFRMSDDVLERYISQTIASGLESGMGEVHFAWQGGEPTMLGVEYFRKIVTLQRKHLPAGVPVSNALQTNGILLDEAWGVFLAENDFLVGLSVDGPKAVHDRYRVDRAGRPTFDAVMRGLEVLQRHEVRHNALTTVHRANGGKGRDVYRFLTGKGFDHIQFIPIAERSAGESLAGAPQQDMAPQNKVTEWSVAARAYGKFLCDVFDLWFKDDVGRVSVQFFDVQLGLWMGQPSALCVFAKTCGNSLALEHDGSLYACDHYVYPDYKLGEIGETPLREMLWSDRQAAFGQDKEASLTAQCRACEFRFACNGGCPKHRFGTSKSGEAGHNYFCESYTAFFRHAGPRLQKMAWQVSNGIPATGGKA, encoded by the coding sequence ATGACCAAACCGATTGGGCCGCGCTGCAATATTGATTGCAAGTATTGCTACTACCTTGAAAAAGAAAAGCTTTATCCGGATGAAAAGAAATTCAGGATGTCTGATGACGTTTTGGAACGCTATATTTCCCAGACGATCGCGTCTGGGCTGGAAAGCGGTATGGGTGAAGTTCACTTTGCTTGGCAGGGTGGTGAGCCAACGATGCTTGGCGTTGAATATTTCCGCAAGATTGTGACCCTGCAGAGAAAACACCTGCCAGCGGGTGTGCCAGTTTCCAACGCGCTTCAAACCAACGGGATTTTGCTCGATGAGGCATGGGGTGTGTTTCTGGCCGAGAACGACTTTCTTGTTGGGTTGAGTGTGGATGGGCCAAAAGCTGTGCATGACAGGTACCGCGTTGATCGCGCCGGACGCCCAACCTTTGACGCTGTCATGCGCGGGCTAGAGGTGCTTCAGCGCCATGAGGTGCGTCATAATGCACTGACAACTGTCCACCGTGCGAATGGTGGCAAAGGCCGTGATGTTTATCGCTTTTTAACGGGAAAAGGATTTGACCATATCCAGTTTATCCCAATTGCGGAGCGCAGTGCTGGGGAAAGCCTTGCAGGTGCGCCACAGCAGGACATGGCCCCGCAAAATAAAGTGACGGAGTGGAGCGTGGCTGCGCGCGCGTATGGTAAGTTTTTGTGCGATGTCTTTGATCTATGGTTCAAAGACGATGTGGGGCGCGTCTCTGTGCAGTTCTTTGATGTGCAGCTCGGTCTCTGGATGGGGCAACCCTCTGCACTGTGTGTTTTTGCCAAGACCTGCGGCAACAGTCTTGCCCTTGAGCATGATGGTAGCCTGTATGCGTGTGATCACTACGTGTACCCAGACTACAAGCTTGGAGAGATTGGTGAGACGCCCCTGCGCGAAATGCTGTGGAGTGATCGGCAGGCTGCCTTTGGCCAAGACAAAGAGGCCTCCCTGACTGCTCAGTGCCGCGCGTGCGAGTTTCGCTTTGCGTGCAATGGTGGGTGCCCCAAACACCGTTTTGGCACATCAAAGTCGGGCGAGGCGGGGCACAATTATTTTTGCGAAAGCTACACGGCGTTTTTCAGACACGCAGGCCCTCGGCTGCAAAAAATGGCTTGGCAAGTTTCCAACGGGATTCCCGCAACGGGTGGAAAAGCTTGA
- a CDS encoding Fic family protein: protein MRLLLLPVQRKSRIIPVNFAENMMQIWERDTWPNLTWQDAHVATCLAEVRHTQGRLIGRMEALGFKLREEAVLQTLTQDVVKTSEIEGEQLDATQVRSSLARRLGIDIGALPPTDRNVEGIIEVMLDATRNYDAPLTAERLFGWHAALFPTGRSGMTLIRVGDWRDDSTGPVQVVSGPYGRERVHYTAPPASRVAAEMEAFLAWFNAPISSDPVIKAALAHLWFVTIHPFEDGNGRIGRAIADLALARSEGSSQRFYSMSAQIRTERSVYYDQLEQTQKGETDVTEWVLWFLACLDRAIRGADSVLAAVVAKAQFWERAAPMPLNERQIKVLNRLLDGFEGKMTTSKWATIAKCSQDSASRDIAALIELGLMRKGEAGGRSTSYKLVL from the coding sequence ATGCGGCTTTTACTCTTGCCAGTGCAGAGAAAAAGTCGGATTATCCCTGTAAATTTTGCGGAGAATATGATGCAAATCTGGGAACGGGACACTTGGCCTAACCTAACTTGGCAAGACGCGCACGTCGCCACGTGCCTAGCTGAGGTGCGCCATACCCAGGGCAGACTGATCGGCAGAATGGAAGCGCTAGGCTTCAAGCTGCGCGAGGAAGCAGTGCTGCAGACGCTGACACAGGACGTCGTCAAGACAAGCGAAATCGAAGGTGAACAGCTCGACGCCACTCAGGTGCGGTCATCGCTGGCACGTCGCCTTGGCATCGACATTGGCGCCCTGCCCCCGACGGATCGTAACGTCGAAGGCATCATCGAGGTCATGCTTGATGCCACGCGCAACTACGACGCTCCACTGACAGCGGAACGCCTATTCGGCTGGCATGCCGCCCTGTTTCCGACCGGGCGTAGCGGCATGACACTCATCCGCGTCGGGGATTGGCGCGATGACAGTACCGGTCCGGTGCAGGTGGTGTCAGGACCCTACGGCCGAGAACGCGTGCATTACACAGCGCCACCTGCCTCTAGGGTCGCGGCGGAGATGGAAGCATTTCTCGCCTGGTTCAACGCACCGATTTCATCCGATCCGGTAATCAAGGCGGCCCTGGCGCATCTGTGGTTTGTGACGATCCACCCCTTCGAGGATGGCAACGGACGGATTGGTCGTGCCATCGCTGATCTTGCGCTGGCGCGGTCAGAGGGGAGCTCACAAAGGTTCTACAGCATGTCAGCGCAGATCCGGACAGAACGGAGCGTATACTATGATCAACTGGAGCAAACGCAGAAGGGCGAAACGGACGTAACAGAGTGGGTTTTATGGTTCCTCGCGTGCCTGGATCGCGCCATCCGTGGAGCGGATAGCGTACTCGCTGCAGTTGTCGCGAAGGCTCAATTCTGGGAGCGCGCAGCTCCGATGCCGCTGAACGAGCGACAGATTAAGGTTCTGAACCGTTTACTTGACGGCTTTGAGGGTAAGATGACCACGTCGAAATGGGCGACGATTGCGAAATGCTCTCAGGATAGTGCAAGTCGCGACATTGCAGCCTTGATTGAACTTGGGCTGATGCGGAAAGGCGAAGCCGGCGGCCGCAGCACAAGCTACAAGCTGGTTCTATAA
- the trpA gene encoding tryptophan synthase subunit alpha gives MSRIDATFAALQAEDKKAFVAYIMAGDPDVATSLEVMKGMPSAGVDIIELGLPFTDPMADGPTIQLAGQRALEAGMTLNKTLAMATEFRKTNETTPIVLMGYYNPIYSHGVEAFLKDAKAAGIDGLIVVDLPPEEDVELCIPAQAAGLNFIRLATPTTDDARLPKVLQNTSGFVYYVSITGITGSAEAQAEDVAPEVARIKSKTDLPIIVGFGIKTPAQSEAIASVADGAVVGSAIVDRIAKGDTPADVLTFVKSLADGAHRA, from the coding sequence ATGAGCCGCATCGACGCCACATTCGCCGCCCTTCAAGCCGAAGATAAAAAAGCCTTCGTGGCCTACATCATGGCGGGTGATCCCGATGTTGCCACCTCCCTTGAGGTGATGAAAGGCATGCCCTCGGCAGGCGTAGATATTATCGAACTGGGCCTGCCCTTCACCGATCCGATGGCAGATGGACCAACCATCCAGCTGGCGGGGCAGCGCGCTCTTGAGGCGGGCATGACGCTCAACAAAACACTCGCTATGGCGACAGAGTTCCGCAAGACCAATGAGACAACACCGATCGTATTGATGGGCTACTACAATCCGATCTATTCTCATGGCGTCGAGGCCTTCCTCAAAGACGCCAAAGCCGCAGGGATCGACGGGCTGATCGTGGTGGACCTTCCGCCTGAGGAGGATGTTGAGCTTTGCATTCCCGCGCAAGCCGCAGGCCTAAACTTCATTCGTCTGGCCACACCAACAACAGATGACGCCCGCCTGCCCAAAGTGCTCCAAAACACATCTGGCTTTGTCTACTACGTCTCAATCACAGGAATTACAGGCTCCGCCGAGGCGCAGGCAGAAGATGTTGCCCCGGAAGTCGCACGGATCAAATCCAAAACTGATCTCCCGATCATTGTGGGCTTCGGCATCAAAACACCCGCGCAGTCAGAAGCCATCGCCAGTGTTGCAGATGGCGCAGTGGTTGGCTCCGCGATCGTTGATCGGATCGCAAAGGGTGACACACCCGCTGATGTCCTCACTTTTGTGAAGTCACTGGCCGATGGGGCCCATCGCGCTTAA
- a CDS encoding helix-turn-helix domain-containing protein, which translates to MTHQDSKPLTGIPALAQDLTTPEAIRRAAGLTAEEMAALLGMGDYGYSAWERGARTPGGPALKLLALIATDPIKMIAALRKA; encoded by the coding sequence ATGACACATCAGGATTCAAAACCCCTCACTGGCATACCCGCATTGGCGCAGGACTTGACGACGCCTGAAGCGATCCGCCGCGCCGCAGGTTTGACGGCAGAAGAGATGGCCGCGCTTTTGGGGATGGGCGACTATGGTTACAGCGCGTGGGAGCGCGGTGCGCGTACGCCAGGCGGGCCAGCTTTGAAGCTTTTGGCTTTGATCGCGACAGACCCCATCAAAATGATTGCGGCGTTGCGCAAGGCCTAG
- a CDS encoding response regulator, translating to MQQAQALELAVTERTREAEEAAQARAQAEAANDAKSSFLASMSHEIRTPLHGVLGMMSALDSTALTNEQRDLLEVMKEAGYVLRTVVNDILDLSKIEAGQLELSNAAFYLPNVLKSLKQHFGLSASAKGLTLLFDTDASCERWLFGDEFRLRQVFGNLLSNAVKFTAHGTILLKARVRQEAGGVYGLDVLVEDTGLGLSAFARDGLFKPFAQADPKIAHRFGGSGLGLTITRRICHLMGGAITLDGEEGKGTVAEFQVRLKSAEPPEARTHCADLASAEALLEARNWTILVVDDSAVNRKVVTQYLKRYKLTVLEAEDGVNAVDLWRRAKPDFILMDINMPVMGGIAAALRIREEAIERAEPRVPIVALTANAMSHQVNDYLDAGLDAHIAKPVGRAELVRVIGSFLSQRVSRA from the coding sequence ATGCAGCAGGCACAGGCGCTTGAGCTGGCGGTGACCGAGCGGACCCGTGAGGCAGAAGAGGCCGCACAGGCCCGGGCGCAGGCCGAGGCTGCGAATGATGCCAAGTCAAGCTTTCTGGCTTCGATGAGCCATGAAATCCGCACACCCTTGCACGGCGTGTTGGGGATGATGAGTGCACTCGACAGCACGGCGCTCACAAACGAGCAGCGCGATTTGCTCGAAGTCATGAAAGAGGCGGGCTATGTGCTGCGCACTGTTGTGAACGATATTCTGGACCTCAGCAAAATAGAGGCGGGGCAGCTCGAATTGAGCAATGCGGCGTTCTATTTGCCCAACGTCTTGAAAAGCCTGAAGCAGCATTTTGGTTTGAGTGCTTCTGCGAAGGGGCTGACGCTCCTGTTTGACACAGATGCAAGTTGTGAGCGGTGGCTTTTTGGCGATGAATTCAGGCTCCGGCAGGTTTTTGGCAATCTTTTGTCTAATGCGGTCAAGTTCACGGCACACGGCACAATTCTTTTGAAAGCAAGGGTCAGGCAAGAGGCGGGCGGCGTTTATGGTCTGGATGTCTTGGTTGAGGATACGGGTCTTGGACTGAGTGCTTTTGCGCGGGATGGCCTCTTTAAGCCTTTCGCACAAGCCGATCCAAAGATTGCCCATCGCTTTGGCGGAAGCGGACTTGGGCTGACGATCACACGGCGTATATGCCATTTGATGGGCGGGGCCATCACGCTGGATGGGGAGGAAGGCAAGGGGACGGTTGCGGAGTTTCAGGTGCGCCTCAAGTCAGCGGAGCCGCCTGAGGCGCGGACTCACTGTGCCGATCTGGCGAGCGCGGAGGCGCTTTTAGAAGCGCGCAATTGGACCATTCTTGTGGTGGATGACAGCGCGGTAAATCGCAAAGTTGTGACGCAATACCTTAAACGCTACAAATTGACGGTCTTGGAGGCCGAGGACGGCGTGAATGCTGTTGACCTGTGGCGGCGCGCCAAGCCTGATTTCATTCTGATGGATATCAATATGCCTGTGATGGGGGGCATTGCCGCAGCCTTGCGTATTCGCGAAGAGGCGATTGAGCGTGCAGAGCCACGTGTCCCTATTGTCGCGCTGACGGCAAATGCGATGTCGCATCAAGTCAACGACTATCTGGACGCAGGACTCGATGCCCATATTGCAAAACCTGTGGGGCGTGCAGAGCTGGTGCGCGTGATCGGCTCGTTCCTGTCGCAGCGTGTGTCGCGCGCTTAA
- the ychF gene encoding redox-regulated ATPase YchF, translating to MGFKMGIVGLPNVGKSTLFNALTKTAAAQAANFPFCTIEPNVGEVNVPDARLDTLAEIAGSKSIIPARMTFVDIAGLVKGASKGEGLGNQFLANIRETDAIAHVLRCFEDGDVTHVEGRVNPVEDAEVIETELMLADLESVEKRRQGLVRKLKGNDKEAAQQDRLLAAAQAMLEEGKPARLVEVDAEDAKAWKNLQLLTSKKILYVCNVDEGSAATGNAHSDAVAAMAAEQGAGAVVISAQIEEEISKLEDDEAEMFLEEMGLAEAGLDRLIRAGYNLLHLETYFTVGPKEARAWTIREGTGAPQAAGVIHGDFEKGFIRAETIAYADFVANGGEQGAKEAGKMRAEGKAYVVKDGDVLHFLFNK from the coding sequence ATGGGCTTTAAGATGGGTATTGTGGGTTTGCCGAATGTGGGCAAGTCAACTTTGTTTAATGCGCTGACAAAAACGGCGGCGGCGCAAGCGGCGAACTTTCCGTTTTGCACGATTGAGCCGAATGTTGGTGAGGTCAATGTGCCGGATGCGCGCCTTGATACGCTTGCAGAGATTGCAGGGTCAAAGTCGATCATTCCAGCGAGAATGACCTTTGTGGACATTGCCGGGCTTGTGAAGGGCGCAAGTAAGGGCGAGGGGCTTGGCAACCAGTTTTTGGCCAATATTCGGGAAACTGACGCGATTGCCCATGTGCTGCGCTGCTTTGAAGACGGAGATGTAACCCACGTCGAAGGGCGCGTGAATCCTGTGGAAGATGCGGAAGTCATCGAGACTGAGCTCATGCTCGCGGACCTGGAGAGCGTTGAGAAACGCCGTCAGGGGCTCGTGCGCAAGCTCAAGGGCAATGACAAAGAGGCCGCCCAGCAAGACCGTTTGCTCGCTGCGGCGCAGGCGATGCTGGAAGAGGGCAAGCCTGCGCGACTTGTCGAAGTGGATGCGGAAGACGCGAAAGCTTGGAAAAACCTCCAATTGCTGACCTCTAAGAAAATTCTTTATGTGTGCAATGTCGACGAGGGCAGCGCGGCCACGGGGAATGCACATTCTGATGCGGTCGCGGCTATGGCAGCGGAGCAGGGCGCAGGCGCGGTCGTTATTTCTGCGCAGATCGAGGAAGAGATCAGCAAGCTGGAAGACGATGAAGCCGAAATGTTTCTGGAGGAAATGGGCCTTGCTGAGGCAGGTCTCGACCGTTTGATCCGTGCGGGCTACAATCTTTTGCACCTTGAGACTTACTTCACAGTCGGCCCAAAGGAAGCGCGTGCTTGGACGATCCGCGAGGGTACAGGTGCGCCGCAGGCGGCGGGCGTGATCCATGGCGACTTTGAAAAAGGCTTCATCCGCGCTGAGACGATTGCCTATGCTGATTTTGTTGCCAATGGCGGAGAACAAGGCGCGAAAGAAGCCGGAAAGATGCGCGCCGAGGGCAAGGCTTATGTCGTCAAAGACGGCGATGTATTGCACTTCTTGTTCAATAAATAA
- a CDS encoding heme NO-binding domain-containing protein has translation MKGVIFVELLRMAEANAGEELVDEVLDSLTLESGGAYSAIGSYSCGELFSIVGAFSERLDAPAEDLQKMFGHWMFSYFVENYGEFFTDKKSAFDMLASIENEVHVEVRKLYPDAELPSFETLQTSETEMSMTYKSARPLQSFCHGLIEACLTHYGTPGVISVDDRSDGHPAHVVFLIGLEKA, from the coding sequence ATGAAGGGCGTAATTTTTGTTGAGCTATTGCGTATGGCCGAAGCCAATGCTGGCGAAGAGCTTGTGGATGAGGTGCTTGACAGTCTGACGCTTGAGAGTGGCGGTGCTTATAGCGCGATTGGAAGCTACTCTTGCGGCGAACTGTTCAGTATTGTGGGAGCCTTTAGCGAGCGGCTGGATGCGCCTGCAGAAGATTTACAGAAGATGTTTGGGCACTGGATGTTCAGCTATTTTGTGGAAAATTATGGGGAGTTTTTTACCGACAAAAAGTCGGCTTTTGATATGTTGGCTTCAATAGAGAACGAAGTGCATGTGGAAGTGCGCAAGCTTTACCCAGACGCCGAACTGCCGTCGTTTGAGACGCTTCAGACTTCAGAAACGGAGATGAGTATGACCTATAAATCTGCGCGTCCGCTTCAATCATTTTGCCACGGCCTGATTGAGGCCTGCCTGACCCACTACGGCACACCTGGTGTGATTTCTGTCGATGATCGCTCTGATGGACACCCTGCGCATGTCGTATTCTTGATTGGTTTGGAGAAGGCCTGA
- a CDS encoding sulfatase-like hydrolase/transferase: MSTQDARKNVILITFDDAVAFWKYKTAFGEALQTPNLDRICAESTAFQAAYCQAPVCSPSRASFMSGQSPHQSGVTGPYKNYFEKIPAEAMWPYKLKQAGYFCSSGGKVMQGYDALPDEIHQTLFSDNPKKFRGDWQIPEAISIEFGGLRGGKAAKDEKDDPRFYDHQAANSARSFFNNYKEDAPFYREIGFYGPHGPWITPRRFKEMYDEKNFRKPKAWQEGFDESAFMELHNSQNLNADKFKQWRKSVRNYFSALSHTDYHLGRIWDALKASRFADNTLVIIASDHGLHLGERNRFRKHTLWEQVANVPLIIHDPEQPVAQVVSDPVALLDIGPTVMDYADLPPLDGSLGRSLRPQMDWARAPDRAVPTFLHQSAAVRKGKYRFIRYSDGSTQLFDLSKDWWQTRDLGPDHPAYAQMQAAHAACCLEYGFDVTAPLPETGEPQNMDDD, encoded by the coding sequence ATGTCGACACAAGACGCGCGCAAGAACGTCATTCTCATCACATTTGATGATGCAGTCGCCTTTTGGAAATACAAAACCGCCTTTGGCGAAGCCCTACAAACGCCCAATCTGGACCGCATTTGCGCAGAGTCCACAGCCTTTCAAGCGGCCTATTGTCAGGCTCCCGTTTGCAGCCCATCGCGCGCCAGCTTCATGTCAGGGCAATCGCCGCATCAATCAGGTGTCACGGGCCCCTACAAAAACTATTTTGAGAAAATCCCAGCAGAGGCGATGTGGCCTTACAAACTCAAGCAAGCCGGATACTTTTGCTCTTCAGGCGGCAAAGTCATGCAAGGCTATGACGCCCTGCCCGACGAAATCCACCAAACTCTCTTTTCCGACAATCCCAAGAAGTTTCGTGGCGATTGGCAGATCCCCGAGGCCATCAGCATCGAGTTTGGCGGGCTACGCGGCGGCAAAGCGGCCAAAGACGAAAAAGACGACCCGCGATTTTACGACCACCAAGCAGCCAATTCGGCACGTTCTTTCTTCAACAATTACAAAGAAGATGCCCCGTTTTACCGCGAGATCGGCTTCTACGGGCCGCATGGCCCTTGGATCACACCGCGTCGCTTCAAAGAGATGTATGACGAGAAAAACTTCAGAAAGCCAAAGGCTTGGCAAGAGGGCTTTGACGAGAGCGCCTTTATGGAGCTACACAATTCGCAAAATCTAAACGCCGACAAGTTCAAGCAATGGCGCAAAAGCGTGCGCAATTACTTCTCCGCACTCAGCCACACAGATTATCACTTGGGCCGCATCTGGGACGCGCTCAAGGCCTCACGCTTTGCCGACAACACCTTGGTCATCATCGCCTCTGATCACGGGCTCCACCTCGGCGAGCGCAACCGCTTTCGCAAGCACACCCTATGGGAGCAGGTCGCCAACGTGCCTCTGATCATTCACGATCCCGAGCAGCCCGTCGCCCAAGTGGTCAGTGACCCTGTGGCGCTGCTCGATATCGGCCCCACCGTGATGGATTATGCGGACCTGCCCCCACTCGACGGAAGCCTCGGCCGCTCCTTGCGCCCCCAAATGGACTGGGCACGCGCACCTGACCGCGCAGTGCCAACCTTCCTGCATCAGAGCGCCGCAGTGCGCAAAGGCAAGTACCGTTTCATCCGCTACAGTGACGGCTCCACACAGCTGTTTGATCTATCAAAAGACTGGTGGCAAACTCGTGACCTAGGCCCAGATCACCCCGCTTATGCCCAAATGCAGGCCGCCCATGCCGCCTGTTGTCTTGAGTATGGCTTTGATGTCACTGCGCCCCTGCCTGAAACAGGCGAGCCGCAGAACATGGATGACGACTAG